The following are encoded together in the Panthera leo isolate Ple1 chromosome B4, P.leo_Ple1_pat1.1, whole genome shotgun sequence genome:
- the ELFN2 gene encoding protein phosphatase 1 regulatory subunit 29, translating into MLRLGLCAAALLCVCRPGTVRADCWLIEGDKGYVWLAICSQNQPPYETIPQHINSTVHDLRLNENKLKAVLYSSLNRFGNLTDLNLTKNEISYIEDGAFLGQSSLQVLQLGYNKLSNLTEGMLRGMGRLQFLFVQHNLIEVVTPAAFSECPSLISIDLSSNRLSRLDGATFASLASLMVCELAGNPFNCECDLFGFLAWLVVFNNVTKNYDRLQCESPREFAGYPLLVPRPYHSLNAITVLQAKCRNGSLPARPASHPTPYSADAQREPDENSGFNPDEILSVEPPASSTTDASAGPAIKLHHVAFTSATLVVTIPHPYSKMYVLVQYNNSYFSDVVTLKNKKEIVTLDKLRAHTEYTFCVTSLRNSRRFNHTCLTFATRDPVPGDLAPSTSTTTHYIMTILGCLFGMVIVLGAVYYCLRKRRMQEEKQKSVKVKKTILEMRYGADVDAGSVVHAAQKLGEPPVLPVPCMPSIPSVIGEKLPAPKGLEAGLDTPKVATKGNYIEVRTGAGGDGLARPEDDLPDLENGQGSAAEISTIAKEVDKVNQIINNCIDALKLDAASFLGGGGGGGGDPELAFECQSLPAAAAAAAAAASSAAAPGALERPSFLSPPYKESVHHPLQRQLSADAAVARKTCSVSSSGSIKSAKVFSLDVPDHPAAAGLAKGDSKYIEKGSPLNSPLDRLPLVPAGGGGGGGGGGGGGGGGGVHHLEVKPAYHCSEHRHSFPALYYEEGADSLSQRVSFLKPLTRSKRDSAYSQLSPRHYYSGYSSSPEYSSESTHKIWERFRPYKKHHREEVYVAAGHALRKKVQFAKDEDLHDILDYWKGVSAQQKL; encoded by the coding sequence ATGCTGCGCCTGGGGCTGTGCGCCGCCGCGCTGCTGTGCGTGTGCCGGCCGGGCACCGTGCGCGCCGACTGCTGGCTCATCGAGGGCGACAAGGGGTACGTGTGGCTGGCCATCTGCAGCCAGAACCAGCCGCCCTACGAGACCATCCCGCAGCACATCAACAGCACCGTGCACGACCTGCGGCTCAACGAGAACAAGCTCAAGGCCGTGCTCTACTCGTCGCTGAACCGCTTCGGGAACCTCACCGACCTCAACCTCACCAAGAACGAGATCTCCTACATCGAGGACGGCGCCTTCCTGGGCCAGTCGAGCCTGCAGGTGCTGCAGCTCGGCTACAACAAGCTCAGCAACCTGACCGAGGGCATGCTGCGCGGCATGGGCCGCCTGCAGTTCCTGTTCGTGCAGCACAACCTCATCGAGGTGGTGACGCCCGCCGCCTTCTCCGAGTGCCCGAGCCTCATCAGCATCGACCTGTCCTCCAACCGCCTCAGCCGCCTGGACGGCGCCACCTTCGCCAGCCTGGCCAGCCTCATGGTGTGTGAGCTGGCCGGCAACCCCTTCAACTGCGAGTGCGACCTCTTCGGCTTCCTCGCCTGGCTGGTGGTCTTCAACAACGTCACCAAGAACTACGACCGCCTGCAGTGCGAGTCGCCGCGCGAGTTCGCCGGCTACCCGCTGCTGGTGCCCCGGCCCTACCACAGCCTCAACGCCATCACCGTGCTCCAGGCCAAGTGCCGCAACGGCTCGCTGCCCGCCCGGCCCGCGAGCCACCCCACGCCCTACTCCGCCGACGCCCAGCGGGAGCCGGACGAGAACTCGGGCTTCAACCCCGACGAGATCCTGTCGGTGGAGCCGCCGGCCTCGTCCACCACGGACGCGTCTGCGGGGCCGGCCATCAAGCTGCACCACGTGGCCTTCACCTCGGCCACGCTGGTGGTCACCATCCCGCACCCCTACAGCAAGATGTACGTCCTGGTCCAGTACAACAACAGCTACTTCTCCGACGTCGTGACGCTCAAGAACAAGAAGGAGATCGTGACGCTGGACAAGCTGCGGGCGCACACCGAGTACACGTTCTGCGTGACCTCGCTGCGCAACAGCCGCCGCTTCAACCACACCTGCCTGACCTTCGCCACGCGGGACCCCGTCCCCGGCGACCTGGCGCCCagcacctccaccaccacccactACATCATGACCATCCTGGGCTGCCTCTTCGGCATGGTCATCGTGCTGGGCGCCGTCTACTACTGCCTGCGCAAACGGCGCAtgcaggaggagaagcagaagtCCGTCAAGGTCAAGAAGACCATCCTGGAGATGCGCTACGGGGCCGACGTGGATGCCGGCTCCGTGGTCCACGCCGCCCAGAAGCTGGGCGAGCCCCCCGTGCTGCCCGTGCCCTGCATGCCTTCCATCCCCTCCGTGATCGGGGAGAAGCTTCCCGCCCCCAAGGGGCTGGAGGCCGGGCTGGACACGCCCAAGGTGGCCACCAAGGGCAACTACATCGAGGTGCGCACCGGCGCGGGCGGGGACGGCCTGGCGCGGCCCGAGGATGACCTCCCGGACCTGGAGAACGGCCAGGGCTCGGCCGCCGAGATCTCCACCATCGCCAAGGAGGTGGACAAGGTCAACCAGATCATTAACAACTGCATCGACGCCCTCAAGCTGGACGCGGCCTCGTTCCtcgggggaggcggcggcggcggcggggacccCGAGCTGGCCTTCGAGTGCCAGTCCCTCCctgcggccgccgccgccgccgccgccgccgcctcctcggcCGCCGCCCCCGGGGCGCTGGAGCGGCCCAGCTTCCTCTCGCCCCCCTACAAGGAGAGCGTGCACCACCCGCTACAGCGCCAGCTGAGCGCCGATGCCGCCGTGGCGCGCAAGACCTGCAGCGTCTCGTCCAGCGGCTCCATCAAGAGCGCCAAGGTCTTCAGCCTGGACGTGCCCGACCACCCGGCCGCCGCGGGGCTGGCCAAGGGCGACTCCAAGTACATCGAGAAGGGCAGCCCCCTCAACAGCCCGCTGGACCGGCTCCCGCTGGTgcccgcgggcggcggcgggggcggcggcggcggcggcggcggcggcgggggcggcggggtcCATCACCTGGAGGTGAAGCCCGCCTACCACTGCAGCGAGCACCGGCACAGCTTCCCGGCCCTGTACTACGAGGAGGGCGCCGACAGCCTGAGCCAGCGCGTGTCCTTCCTCAAGCCGCTGACCCGCTCCAAGCGGGACTCCGCCTACTCCCAGCTCTCCCCCAGACACTACTACTCAGGTTACTCCTCCAGCCCTGAGTACTCCTCCGAGAGCACGCACAAGATCTGGGAGCGCTTCCGGCCCTACAAGAAGCACCACCGGGAGGAGGTGTACGTGGCCGCCGGCCACGCCCTGCGCAAGAAGGTCCAGTTCGCCAAGGACGAGGACCTGCACGACATCCTCGATTACTGGAAAGGGGTCTCGGCCCAGCAGAAGCTGTGA